One genomic segment of Pseudomonas chlororaphis subsp. aurantiaca includes these proteins:
- a CDS encoding OprO/OprP family phosphate-selective porin: MFIKKLYIGLGNGIALGLLGATLSGTAQAGIVTTDGADIVLKTKGGLELSTTDKAFSFKLGGRVQADYGTFDGYYTRNGNSADAAYFRRAYLELGGTLYRDWKYQINYDLSRNVGNDSTGYFDEGSLTYTGFNPLNLKVGRFYTDFGLEKATSSKWVTAMERNLSYDLAEWINDNSGMGVQANGVVGGMAYLSGSVFSENNNDTDGDSVKRYNLRGVFAPLHESGNVLHVGAQYAYRDLKDAAVDTRIRSRMGMRGVETNGGNSADSNGNRAVFGGSTAQQGLWTDDSVWGVEGAWAVDAFSVQAEYLRRTLKADAAQSDIKASGYYAQLAYTLTGEPRIYKLDGARFDTIKPENKQWGAWELFYRYDSINVEDDNVVVSSATRQVGDTEGKTHTLGVNWYANEALKLSANYVKARTDNLSNAVGDDTGNGLVMRMQYQF, encoded by the coding sequence ATGTTTATTAAAAAGCTCTATATAGGGTTGGGGAACGGTATTGCCTTGGGTTTGCTCGGCGCGACCCTGTCCGGGACGGCCCAGGCCGGCATAGTGACCACCGATGGGGCCGATATAGTGTTGAAGACCAAGGGCGGTCTGGAACTGTCGACCACGGACAAGGCGTTCAGTTTCAAATTGGGCGGCCGCGTGCAGGCGGACTACGGCACCTTCGACGGTTACTACACACGCAACGGCAACTCCGCGGATGCGGCGTACTTTCGCCGGGCCTACCTGGAGTTGGGCGGCACGCTCTACCGGGACTGGAAGTATCAGATCAACTACGACCTTTCCCGTAACGTGGGCAACGACAGTACCGGCTATTTCGACGAGGGCAGCCTGACCTATACCGGCTTCAACCCGTTGAACCTGAAAGTGGGGCGCTTCTATACCGACTTCGGCCTGGAAAAGGCCACCAGCTCCAAGTGGGTCACTGCGATGGAGCGCAATCTGTCCTATGACCTGGCGGAGTGGATCAACGACAACAGCGGCATGGGCGTGCAGGCCAATGGCGTGGTGGGCGGCATGGCGTATCTGTCCGGCAGTGTGTTCAGCGAAAACAACAACGACACCGATGGCGATAGCGTCAAGCGCTACAACCTGCGGGGGGTGTTCGCCCCGCTGCATGAATCCGGCAACGTGCTGCATGTCGGTGCCCAATATGCTTATCGCGACCTCAAGGATGCCGCCGTCGATACCCGTATCCGTTCGCGCATGGGCATGCGCGGCGTGGAGACCAATGGCGGCAACAGCGCCGACAGCAACGGCAATCGCGCGGTGTTTGGCGGCAGCACGGCGCAGCAGGGGCTGTGGACGGACGATTCGGTCTGGGGCGTCGAAGGGGCCTGGGCCGTGGATGCGTTCTCGGTTCAGGCGGAATACCTGCGCCGGACGCTCAAGGCCGACGCCGCACAAAGCGACATAAAGGCCTCCGGTTATTATGCGCAATTGGCTTATACCCTGACGGGCGAGCCGCGGATCTACAAACTGGACGGCGCCAGGTTCGACACCATCAAGCCCGAGAACAAGCAGTGGGGCGCCTGGGAACTGTTCTACCGCTACGACTCGATCAACGTCGAGGACGACAATGTGGTGGTCAGCAGCGCTACGCGCCAGGTCGGCGATACTGAGGGCAAGACTCATACCCTGGGGGTCAACTGGTACGCCAACGAAGCCCTGAAACTCAGCGCCAACTACGTCAAGGCGCGCACCGATAACCTCAGCAACGCGGTGGGCGACGACACCGGCAACGGCCTGGTCATGCGCATGCAATACCAGTTCTAG